A stretch of Garra rufa chromosome 11, GarRuf1.0, whole genome shotgun sequence DNA encodes these proteins:
- the LOC141346169 gene encoding RNA cytosine C(5)-methyltransferase NSUN2-like — translation MEAMREPLPATIRITGYKSHAKEILHTLKEKYFKEVQDLEVDGQKIEAPQPLSWYPDELAWHTNLSRKILRKSPLLEKFHQFLVSETESGNISRQEAVSMIPPLLLKIEPQHKILDMCAAPGSKTAQLIEMLHSDMDVPFPEGFVIANDVDNKRCYLLVHQAKRLNSPCIMVVNHDASSIPRLHFNQDGKKEVLFYDRILCDVPCSGDGTMRKNIDVWKKWTTSNSLHLHGLQIRIAVRGVEQLAVGGRMVYSTCSLNPIEDEAVIAALLEKSEGALELADASADLPGLKYMPGITSWKVMTKEGQWYSDWSEVPTSRHTQIRPTMFPPTDPEKLAKMNLGRCVRILPHHQNTGGFFVAVLVKTAPMPWNRRYPKLRNKDVNSSSEAAPSEEVQMEESPADIPPADSSSADAPVEAVEGETPAEGNPSVPDTPAPSEVKKDNVCG, via the exons ATGGAGGCCATGAGGGAGCCACTGCCAGCTACAATACGGATCACTGGATACAAGAG CCATGCCAAAGAAATCCTTCATACTCTTAAAGAGAAATACTTCAAAGAGGTTCAAGATCTCGAGGTGGACGGGCAGAAGATTGAGGCTCCTCAGCCTTTAAGCTG GTATCCCGATGAACTGGCGTGGCACACTAACCTGAGCAGGAAGATTCTGCGCAAATCTCCACTCCTGGAGAAGTTCCACCAGTTCTTGGTCAGCGAAACTGAATCG GGAAATATTAGCAGACAGGAAGCAGTCAGTATGATTCCTCCTCTTCTGCTGAAAATTGAGCCTCAACATAAG ATTCTGGACATGTGTGCAGCTCCAGGATCAAAGACTGCTCAACTAATTGAGATGCTTCACTCTGACATGGATGTGCCTTTCCCTG AAGGTTTTGTAATTGCCAATGATGTGGATAACAAGCGCTGTTACCTGCTGGTCCACCAGGCCAAAAGATTGAACAGTCCATGCATTATGGTGGTCAACCATGACGCCTCTAGCATTCCACGTCTGCACTTTAATCAGGACGGGAAGAAGGAAGTCCTGTTTTATGACCGGATCCTGTGTGACGTACCTTGCAG TGGAGATGGAACGATGAGGAAAAACATTGATGTGTGGAAAAAATGGACAACCAGCAACAGCCTGCATCTTCACGG GCTACAGATCAGGATCGCAGTGCGAGGTGTGGAGCAGCTGGCAGTAGGGGGCAGGATGGTGTACTCCACTTGCTCTCTGAACCCCATCGAGGATGAAGCCGTCATCGCTGCCCTGCTGGAGAAGAGTGAAG GTGCTTTAGAGTTAGCAGATGCTTCTGCAGATCTCCCAGGACTCAAATATATGCCTGGAATTACATCTTGGAAG GTAATGACCAAAGAGGGTCAGTGGTATTCTGACTGGTCAGAGGTGCCAACGAGTCGACACACACAGATCAGACCCACCATGTTTCCACCAACAGACCCAGAGAAGCTGGCCAAAATGAATCTGGGGAGATG TGTAAGAATATTGCCCCACCACCAGAACACGGGTGGCTTTTTTGTGGCTGTGTTGGTGAAGACGGCCCCCATGCCATGGAATCGCCGTTACCCAAAG CTTCGTAATAAGGATGTGAACTCGTCCAGTGAGGCGGCTCCTTCTGAGGAGGTGCAGATGGAGGAGTCTCCCGCTGACATCCCACCAGCAGACAGCTCGTCCGCTGACGCCCCTGTGGAAGCTGTGGAGGGTGAGACCCCTGCAGAGGGAAACCCGTCTGTGCCAGACACCCCTGCGCCTTCAGAGGTCAAAAAAGACAATGTGTGTGGGTGA
- the LOC141346042 gene encoding 3-oxo-5-alpha-steroid 4-dehydrogenase 1-like, with protein sequence MDVILRTLFSSEEQERHILDCLSYLMMVMALITFVTSFFEHMPYGRYASSRYGFPVNVKFAWFVQELPAFLVPLSLVLWSSCAKIMHLPNQLLLLMFLCHYMQRSLIYPFLIRGGKSTPFFSFFMAFVFCIYNGYLQARYLCHYADYPSGWVTHPCFIIGSSMWFVGWIINIHSDHILRNLRKPGETGYKIPRGGMFEFVSGANYFGEIMEWAGFALAGHSVHSAAFALFTLVVLSSRGMDHHKWYLTKFEDYPKSRKALIPFVL encoded by the exons ATGGACGTTATTCTGAGGACATTATTCTCCTCAGAGGAACAAGAACGGCACATTTTAGATTGTTTATCCTACTTGATGATGGTTATGGCATTGATAACTTTTGTGACTTCATTTTTTGAGCACATGCCCTATGGGAGGTATGCATCCAGCAGGTATGGATTCCCTGTGAATGTCAAATTCGCCTGGTTCGTTCAGGAGCTGCCGGCTTTTTTGGTGCCTTTAAGTTTGGTGCTATGGAGTTCATGTGCAAAGATAATGCACCTGCCAAATCAGCTACTTCTGCTCATGTTCCTTTGCCATTATATGCAAAG ATCCCTCATCTACCCATTTTTAATTCGAGGGGGGAAATCCACACCATTCTTCTCATTTTTCATGGCCTTTGTCTTCTGCATCTATAATGGGTACTTGCAGGCAAGATACCTGTGTCACTATGCAGATTACCCATCTGGTTGGGTTACACATCCGTGTTTCATCATAG GATCTTCTATGTGGTTCGTGGGATGGATCATTAATATTCACTCTGACCATATTCTCAGGAACCTCCGCAAGCCTGGAGAGACAGGCTATAAGATACCTAGAG GGGGCATGTTTGAGTTTGTATCAGGAGCAAACTACTTTGGCGAGATTATGGAGTGGGCTGGATTTGCTCTGGCCGGTCATTCAGTACATAGTGCAGCTTTTGCTCTCTTCACTTTGGTTGTGCTGTCCAGCAGAGGAATGGACCACCACAA ATGGTATCTTACGAAATTTGAAGACTATCCAAAATCAAGGAAAGCTTTGATACCGTTTGTGTTGTGA